The region GACGGCGATCCGGCCCGGCGTCAGCCGCTCGCGCAGGCCGCGGCCTGCCGCTCTGTCGGACGTCATGACGACCACCCTGCTCTCGGCTGCCGGTCCCCCGCCGCCCATGATCCCCGGGAACGGCGGCGGGGGCGGGGGCGTACTGCTCCGGACGGGTGACGGCGCGGTCAGGCGTGCAGTTCCTCGTAGACGGCCAGGACGCTGCGGGCCTGCTGCTCGACCTGGTCGCTGACCGGCACCCAGCGCGGGCGGTAGGCGCGCTCGTACGCCTCGCACCATTTGTCGACGAGCCGGGCGACCAGGGGGACGTCCGCGACCTGGCGGAGCATGGCGGCGGCGCGCAGCGGGATGCGCTGGGCGTAGACCTCGATGCTGGTCACCCGGGCGGTGGTCATGTCGGGCAGCGGAGCGGCGTCCGGCGCGCGGACGGCGGGGTCCCAGTCGGCGGTGAGCGCGGGGCCGAGCCCGATCAGTTCGCTCACGGTCCGCAGCAGGGCGCAGTCCACCCCCCTGAGCTGCGGGCGTACCGCGTCCAGCACCCGTCCCACGGTGGGCAGGTCGCGGCGCAGGCCGGCGCCCGCGGTGCGCAGGGCGCGGTCGGGGTCGGGGTGCGGGGCGGTGTCGGCGCTGCGGTCGCAGGCCCACATCGGGACCTCGACGATCGCGGTCACACCGTCGTAGCGCCTGGCGTGCACCCAGGTGGAGTGGGCGCCGTCGCCGGCCGCGGGGTCCTCGCAGGGCGGCATCACATAGACGCCGGGGCCGGGGCTCGGCCACTGGAAGGCGTCGGAGGAGCCGCTCTCCAGCGGGATGTCCAGTTCCGCGGCCGACTTGCCGATGCGTTCCGGCACTCCCGGCACCTCGCTGGTGAGCTGGACGAAGCTGCCGCCGACATCGATGCCGTGCAGCGAGCACTGGAGCACCGGCCGCAGCATGTCGAGGACGCCGACCAGGGCGCGGGTCTCCGGCAGCGCGGGACAGGTGTCGTCGTCGTGCGGCAGCCACTCGGGCTGCTCCGCCGTGCAGGGCCGGAAGAAGTGCTCGTAGTGGCCGCGCAGGGTGTAGGGGCCGGACAGCCAGGGCTCGTTGAGCGCGGCGCCGTCCGGGTCGATGCACAGCAGGAAGTGCCAGCTGCTGCCGTCGTCCTCGCCGTGTGCTCGCTGCCGGGCGATGCCGCCGGCCAGCCGCAGCGCCGTGGCGCCGCCCACGGCGGCCTCGTTGGCGTGCGGACCCGCGACCACCAGTACATTGCGACGGCCTTCGCCCACCGAGAGCATCAGCAGCGGCCGGCCGGCCCGCGAACTGCCGACCCTCCCCAGCCGGCAGATCCCCGGATAGCCCAGCGTCAGCGCGCGGGCACCGGCGGTTATCTCATCGGTCGTCGGATAGAGCATCCCCGCCATCCTCGCCACCGCAATCCCCCAGGGGGCCCGGGCACGGAAGGCCGGGCCGCCTTACGACATCGAGTTCGATCCCGTCAGTACGACACGCCCGGCGCAGAGGTGTCAACGGTGCTACCGCGGCTGTTACGTGAACCGCCGCGGGCGCGGTGCC is a window of Streptomyces sp. NBC_01477 DNA encoding:
- a CDS encoding M14 family zinc carboxypeptidase — its product is MLYPTTDEITAGARALTLGYPGICRLGRVGSSRAGRPLLMLSVGEGRRNVLVVAGPHANEAAVGGATALRLAGGIARQRAHGEDDGSSWHFLLCIDPDGAALNEPWLSGPYTLRGHYEHFFRPCTAEQPEWLPHDDDTCPALPETRALVGVLDMLRPVLQCSLHGIDVGGSFVQLTSEVPGVPERIGKSAAELDIPLESGSSDAFQWPSPGPGVYVMPPCEDPAAGDGAHSTWVHARRYDGVTAIVEVPMWACDRSADTAPHPDPDRALRTAGAGLRRDLPTVGRVLDAVRPQLRGVDCALLRTVSELIGLGPALTADWDPAVRAPDAAPLPDMTTARVTSIEVYAQRIPLRAAAMLRQVADVPLVARLVDKWCEAYERAYRPRWVPVSDQVEQQARSVLAVYEELHA